The proteins below come from a single Crossiella sp. CA-258035 genomic window:
- a CDS encoding TetR/AcrR family transcriptional regulator, translating to MAQHQRADARRNYAHILAVATAEVAAHGANASLEQIARLAGVGSATVRRHFPTRRALLEAVSRERIEALCRRARELSEQDSQHALADWLGELVGYCVSARGLAAALAYDAEAARAHESTCSATVAEAAEPLLRRAVRERWVPAGLTVEDLITLAVGIALATEEHPDPAGQADRLLRLAVTGLGPPR from the coding sequence ATGGCTCAGCACCAACGGGCCGACGCCCGGCGCAACTACGCGCACATCCTCGCGGTGGCCACCGCGGAGGTGGCCGCACACGGCGCGAACGCCTCCCTGGAACAGATCGCCCGCCTCGCCGGGGTCGGCTCGGCCACCGTGCGCAGGCACTTCCCGACCCGCCGCGCGCTGCTGGAGGCGGTGTCCCGGGAACGGATCGAGGCCCTGTGCCGGCGCGCGCGGGAACTGTCCGAACAGGACAGTCAGCACGCACTGGCAGACTGGCTGGGCGAGCTGGTCGGCTACTGCGTCTCCGCGCGGGGACTGGCGGCCGCGCTGGCCTACGACGCCGAGGCGGCCCGGGCGCACGAGAGCACCTGCTCGGCCACCGTGGCCGAGGCGGCGGAACCGTTGCTGCGCCGGGCGGTCCGGGAGAGGTGGGTGCCCGCGGGCCTCACCGTCGAGGACCTGATCACGCTGGCCGTGGGCATCGCGCTGGCCACCGAAGAGCACCCCGATCCCGCCGGGCAGGCTGACCGGTTGCTCCGGCTGGCCGTGACCGGACTGGGCCCGCCGCGCTGA
- a CDS encoding NmrA family NAD(P)-binding protein, which produces MSAESAPVLVTGATGRQGGATVRALRAAGVPVRALVRDPATERAKAVAAQGVELVTGDLHDRDSVLRAAKGARAVFSVQLPAATADGVDFAGEVTQGVNLIEAAQAAGVPQFVHTSVSGAGRHVEVPGWTEGEWNWMAPYYEAKTELQDRVRAAGFEHWTLLKPAFFMENFLPSMRYLFPRGLDGGLVTLLRPETRLSLIAAADIGRAAAAAIAEPGRFHRVELELAGDYLSMTEVTEVLARVLNLPLSTPDMTEAEAVAAGMPAMGHSHKWVNVAGQPARPEFARALGIPLTGFEAWAREHLAADRA; this is translated from the coding sequence ATGTCCGCAGAATCCGCACCCGTCCTGGTCACCGGTGCCACCGGCAGGCAGGGTGGCGCCACCGTCCGCGCTCTGCGCGCCGCGGGCGTCCCGGTCCGCGCGCTGGTCCGCGACCCGGCCACCGAGCGGGCGAAAGCCGTTGCCGCGCAAGGGGTCGAGCTGGTCACCGGTGACCTGCACGACCGCGACTCGGTACTCAGGGCGGCCAAGGGAGCTCGGGCGGTCTTCTCCGTGCAGCTGCCCGCCGCGACCGCGGACGGCGTCGACTTCGCCGGGGAGGTGACCCAGGGCGTCAACCTGATCGAGGCCGCGCAGGCCGCCGGGGTGCCGCAGTTCGTGCACACCTCGGTCTCCGGTGCGGGCCGGCACGTCGAGGTGCCGGGCTGGACCGAAGGCGAGTGGAACTGGATGGCGCCCTACTACGAGGCGAAGACCGAGCTGCAGGACCGGGTCCGCGCGGCCGGGTTCGAGCACTGGACGCTGCTCAAACCCGCCTTCTTCATGGAGAACTTCCTGCCTTCCATGCGGTACCTGTTCCCGCGCGGCCTCGACGGCGGCCTGGTCACCCTGCTGCGCCCGGAAACCCGGCTGTCCCTGATCGCGGCGGCCGACATCGGCCGGGCCGCCGCGGCCGCCATCGCCGAGCCGGGGCGGTTCCACCGGGTCGAGCTGGAGCTGGCCGGCGACTACCTGTCCATGACCGAGGTCACCGAGGTGCTCGCCCGGGTCCTGAACCTGCCACTGTCCACTCCGGACATGACCGAGGCGGAGGCGGTCGCGGCGGGCATGCCGGCGATGGGCCACTCGCACAAGTGGGTCAACGTGGCCGGGCAGCCCGCCCGGCCGGAGTTCGCCAGGGCGCTCGGCATCCCGCTGACCGGCTTCGAGGCGTGGGCGCGGGAGCACCTGGCGGCTGACCGGGCTTGA